A stretch of the Bacillus licheniformis DSM 13 = ATCC 14580 genome encodes the following:
- a CDS encoding metal ABC transporter permease — MLTPFFHYEFLQNAFISGILIGLIAPLLGVFIVVRRLSLIADALSHVSLAGIAASLYAGKQFAVLAGVSPIYFGMAFSVAGSLIIERLRTVYKHYQELAIPIIMSGGIGISVIFISLADGFNTDLFSYLFGSVSAVSREDMLVIVGISAAVLIVVFSLFKELFLLSFDEEHAKASGISAKWIHFIFILIVALVIAASMRIVGTLLVSALMTLPVAASMRIAKGFKQAIFLSILFGELSVIVGLVLAYHLDLAPGGTIVMLSIFILILCISYNKVKRRIRRERTGSA, encoded by the coding sequence ATGCTGACACCTTTTTTTCATTATGAGTTTTTGCAAAACGCTTTTATTTCAGGAATATTAATCGGCCTCATCGCGCCCTTGCTCGGCGTATTCATCGTTGTCAGGCGGCTGTCGCTGATCGCAGATGCGCTCAGCCACGTCTCTTTAGCCGGCATAGCAGCGAGCCTGTATGCAGGCAAACAGTTTGCAGTGCTCGCAGGAGTCAGCCCGATCTATTTCGGAATGGCGTTTTCCGTTGCCGGCTCTTTAATCATCGAGAGGCTGAGAACGGTTTATAAACATTACCAGGAGCTGGCGATCCCGATTATCATGTCGGGGGGAATCGGCATTTCCGTTATTTTTATTTCGCTTGCGGACGGATTCAATACGGATCTGTTCAGCTATTTATTCGGCAGCGTCAGCGCTGTTTCACGGGAAGACATGCTGGTGATCGTCGGCATTTCCGCAGCCGTTTTGATCGTGGTGTTTTCCCTTTTTAAAGAGCTGTTTCTTCTGTCGTTTGATGAAGAGCATGCAAAAGCTTCAGGGATTTCCGCAAAGTGGATTCATTTTATTTTTATTTTGATCGTTGCGCTTGTTATCGCCGCCTCAATGAGAATCGTCGGTACGCTTCTCGTTTCAGCGCTGATGACGCTCCCTGTCGCTGCGAGCATGCGCATTGCCAAAGGATTTAAGCAGGCGATTTTCTTATCGATCCTGTTCGGTGAACTTTCCGTCATCGTCGGCCTTGTGCTTGCCTATCATCTCGATCTTGCACCGGGGGGAACGATCGTGATGCTGTCGATCTTTATCCTGATACTGTGCATCAGTTATAATAAAGTCAAAAGGAGGATTCGCCGTGAACGTACAGGAAGCGCTTGA
- a CDS encoding metal ABC transporter ATP-binding protein, with the protein MKHVSYSYDHRNVIEDINLQIEEGTFLGLVGPNGSGKTTLLKCILGLIKPQTGELKLFGVPLRKFKDWSKIGFVSQKANSFNTGFPASVYEVVASGLTAKLGLFRRMSKADKQKVDEAIEAVGITSLKDRNIGELSGGQQQRTFIARALVSEPKLLILDEPTVGVDQKTVEGFYKLLEKLNREKGITLILVTHDVGTVSDKVTHVACMNKHLHFHGNTEEFESMTDQDLSQFYGHDVQAISHNHHHHGGHE; encoded by the coding sequence ATGAAGCATGTATCATATTCCTATGATCATCGCAATGTGATAGAAGATATAAATTTGCAAATTGAAGAAGGGACTTTTCTCGGCCTGGTTGGTCCAAACGGATCGGGAAAGACGACATTGCTGAAATGCATTTTGGGGCTGATTAAGCCGCAGACAGGCGAACTTAAACTGTTTGGCGTTCCTCTCAGAAAATTTAAGGACTGGAGCAAAATCGGCTTCGTATCCCAAAAAGCAAACAGCTTTAACACCGGTTTTCCCGCTTCTGTTTATGAAGTGGTGGCAAGCGGTTTAACCGCAAAGCTCGGCTTATTCAGACGCATGTCCAAAGCCGATAAGCAGAAGGTGGATGAAGCGATCGAAGCTGTCGGCATCACGTCCCTGAAAGACAGAAACATCGGCGAGCTTTCGGGAGGACAGCAGCAGAGAACTTTCATCGCGAGAGCGCTGGTGAGCGAACCGAAGCTGCTCATTCTTGACGAGCCGACGGTTGGAGTCGATCAAAAAACAGTTGAAGGGTTTTACAAGCTGCTGGAGAAATTGAATCGTGAAAAAGGCATTACGCTCATTCTTGTCACCCATGATGTCGGCACGGTTTCCGATAAAGTCACACACGTTGCCTGCATGAATAAGCATCTTCATTTTCACGGCAATACAGAAGAGTTTGAGTCCATGACAGATCAAGACTTGTCTCAATTTTACGGGCATGATGTTCAAGCCATCAGCCACAATCACCATCATCATGGAGGACACGAATAA
- a CDS encoding YitT family protein, translating into MAKTQKQHKKESAVKKAFRIVMILIGAACAAASIELFLVPNNIIDGGIIGISLILDYLFKDNPYINFALLVVVLNIPFMFSGYKHIGKTFLISTLIGIVSLSIIETLLHHVEGVTTQPVLAAVFGGLLLGFGVGLVIRNGGSMDGTEILGILLTKKLPFSVGEFVMFVNVFIFAWASFVFGLEQAMFSVMTYYIAMKTIDAVIQGLEETKAVIIVSDQYEEISDSLLHRLGRGTTKLKGKGGYSDEDTEVIYAVVTRLEVTKLKSIVFDIDHNAFITIMDTHETRGGKFKNAIH; encoded by the coding sequence ATGGCAAAGACTCAAAAACAGCATAAAAAAGAATCAGCGGTCAAAAAAGCGTTTAGGATCGTCATGATTCTTATCGGGGCTGCCTGTGCTGCCGCCAGCATCGAATTATTTCTAGTGCCGAATAACATCATCGACGGGGGCATTATCGGCATTTCATTAATATTGGACTACCTCTTTAAAGATAACCCGTATATCAACTTCGCTCTGCTCGTCGTCGTTCTCAACATCCCGTTTATGTTTTCAGGCTACAAACACATCGGAAAAACGTTCTTAATTTCAACACTAATCGGAATCGTCAGCTTGTCAATTATTGAAACACTGTTGCATCATGTAGAAGGGGTTACGACTCAGCCCGTCCTGGCAGCCGTATTCGGCGGTCTTCTGCTCGGATTCGGCGTAGGGCTTGTTATTCGTAACGGCGGTTCTATGGATGGAACTGAGATACTCGGCATTTTGCTTACGAAAAAGCTGCCGTTTTCTGTCGGCGAATTTGTCATGTTCGTCAATGTCTTTATTTTTGCATGGGCGAGCTTTGTGTTTGGCCTTGAGCAGGCTATGTTTTCGGTTATGACATATTATATTGCGATGAAGACGATTGATGCCGTCATTCAAGGGCTTGAAGAGACGAAAGCGGTCATCATCGTTTCAGATCAATACGAGGAGATTTCCGATTCGCTGCTGCATCGCCTCGGCCGGGGAACGACCAAGCTCAAAGGGAAAGGCGGCTATTCCGACGAGGACACAGAAGTGATTTATGCCGTTGTGACCAGGCTTGAAGTGACGAAGCTGAAATCGATTGTCTTCGATATTGATCACAATGCTTTTATAACGATTATGGACACGCACGAAACGCGCGGAGGAAAGTTTAAAAACGCCATCCATTAG
- a CDS encoding DUF2624 domain-containing protein — translation MILFQKIVLQRLNQVTADEVLKYAKQYGIQVTRKQALEVEKLVKGKNINIFNEEERNKLLKQVEAVTSKEAVQLLNQLFAQYVS, via the coding sequence GTGATTTTATTTCAAAAGATCGTGCTGCAGCGTTTAAATCAGGTCACGGCTGACGAGGTGCTGAAGTACGCTAAACAATACGGAATTCAAGTAACAAGAAAACAGGCGCTTGAAGTGGAAAAGCTTGTGAAAGGAAAAAACATCAATATTTTTAATGAAGAAGAACGCAATAAACTGCTCAAGCAAGTGGAAGCGGTCACTTCAAAAGAAGCGGTGCAGCTATTGAACCAGCTGTTTGCTCAATACGTATCATAA
- a CDS encoding deoxyribonuclease IV encodes MLKIGSHVSMSGKHMLLAASQEASSYGANTFMIYTGAPQNTRRKKIEDLNIEAGRAHMEENGISDIVVHAPYIINIANTTNPATFELGVEFLRSEIERTSAIGARQIVLHPGAHVGAGAETGIQKIIEGLNEVIDPNQNVQIALETMAGKGSECGRTFEELAQIIDGVTHNEHLSVCFDTCHTHDAGYDVVSDFDGVLNEFDKIVGIDRLKVLHINDSKNVRGARKDRHENIGFGEIGFDALQYIVHHDQLKDIPKILETPYVGEDKKNKKPPYRFEIEMLKNKQFDEELLEKIKQQ; translated from the coding sequence TTGTTGAAAATCGGTTCACACGTCTCAATGAGCGGAAAACATATGCTGCTTGCGGCCAGTCAGGAGGCAAGCTCCTACGGCGCCAATACATTTATGATCTATACGGGAGCGCCGCAGAACACGCGCAGGAAAAAAATCGAGGATTTGAATATTGAAGCGGGAAGGGCTCACATGGAAGAGAACGGCATCTCTGATATCGTCGTTCATGCCCCGTATATTATCAATATTGCCAATACAACGAATCCGGCCACATTTGAGCTCGGTGTCGAGTTCTTGCGTTCTGAAATTGAAAGGACGTCGGCGATCGGCGCCAGACAAATCGTTCTTCACCCGGGAGCTCATGTAGGCGCAGGCGCAGAAACGGGCATTCAAAAAATCATCGAAGGATTGAACGAGGTCATCGACCCGAATCAGAATGTGCAGATCGCTTTGGAAACGATGGCCGGGAAAGGTTCAGAATGCGGGCGGACGTTTGAGGAGCTTGCACAGATCATCGACGGCGTTACACACAACGAGCATTTATCCGTCTGCTTCGATACATGCCATACCCATGACGCGGGTTACGATGTAGTATCCGACTTTGACGGTGTCTTAAACGAATTCGATAAAATTGTCGGAATCGACCGTTTAAAAGTGCTTCATATTAATGACAGCAAGAATGTCAGAGGTGCGAGAAAGGACCGCCACGAAAACATCGGATTCGGAGAAATCGGTTTTGATGCGCTCCAATACATCGTTCACCACGATCAGCTGAAAGATATTCCGAAAATCCTTGAAACGCCTTATGTAGGAGAAGATAAAAAGAACAAAAAGCCGCCTTACCGGTTTGAAATTGAAATGCTCAAAAATAAACAGTTTGATGAAGAGCTGCTTGAAAAAATCAAGCAGCAATAA
- a CDS encoding DEAD/DEAH box helicase — protein sequence MKQTKFEMYDLKPFIIEAVHHLGFYEPTDIQKRLIPAALKGESAIGQSQTGTGKTHAYLLPLLSRIDPEKEFVQVVITAPTRELANQIHQEVLKITKFLGPDEAIRSKCFIGGTDKQKSIDKLKTQPHLVVGTPGRIADLIREQALDVHKAGSFVIDEADLMLDMGFLEDVDFIGSHMPEGLQMLVFSATIPEKLKPFLKKYMANPRYAHVEPKHITAEKIEHVLIPSRHRDKNELLLEVMTHLNPYLAIVFANTKTTADEIAAYLTDKGMKVGLLHGGLTPRERKKVMKQIGDLEFTYIIATDLAARGIDIKGVSHVINYELPDDLDFYVHRVGRTARAGTSGTAVTFYDTSDEDALVKLEQMGIVFENMRIEKGEWKKIDDRKRRQNRKRTPDETDEVAKRLVKKPRKVKPGYKKKMQTEIQKIKRQQKRKQFRKGK from the coding sequence ATGAAACAAACGAAATTTGAAATGTACGATTTAAAGCCGTTTATTATAGAGGCTGTTCACCACTTGGGATTTTATGAGCCGACTGATATTCAAAAGCGGTTAATCCCTGCGGCGCTGAAAGGGGAGAGCGCGATCGGGCAGTCGCAGACAGGTACGGGAAAAACGCACGCCTATCTGCTCCCGCTTTTAAGCAGGATCGATCCTGAAAAGGAGTTCGTTCAAGTCGTGATTACGGCTCCGACAAGGGAGCTGGCCAACCAGATTCATCAGGAAGTTCTGAAAATCACCAAGTTTTTAGGGCCTGATGAAGCGATTCGTTCGAAATGTTTCATCGGCGGTACCGATAAACAAAAATCGATTGACAAATTAAAAACGCAGCCCCATCTGGTGGTAGGTACGCCGGGGCGAATTGCAGACCTGATCAGGGAGCAGGCGCTCGATGTTCATAAAGCCGGTTCGTTCGTTATTGACGAGGCGGACTTAATGCTTGATATGGGATTTTTGGAAGATGTCGATTTTATCGGGTCGCATATGCCGGAAGGCTTGCAGATGCTTGTATTTTCCGCAACGATTCCCGAAAAATTAAAGCCTTTCCTGAAAAAATACATGGCCAATCCGAGGTATGCACATGTTGAGCCGAAGCACATCACGGCTGAAAAAATCGAACACGTGCTGATACCTTCCAGGCACAGGGATAAAAATGAGCTGCTGCTCGAGGTCATGACCCATTTAAATCCGTATTTGGCGATTGTTTTCGCCAATACAAAAACAACGGCCGACGAGATCGCCGCTTATCTGACGGACAAAGGGATGAAAGTCGGACTTCTGCACGGGGGGCTTACGCCGCGGGAACGAAAAAAAGTGATGAAGCAAATCGGCGATCTGGAATTCACCTATATCATAGCCACTGATTTGGCTGCAAGGGGAATCGATATTAAAGGCGTCAGCCATGTCATTAACTATGAACTGCCTGATGATCTTGACTTTTACGTTCACCGCGTCGGCCGTACAGCGCGCGCCGGAACATCCGGAACAGCGGTGACGTTTTATGATACATCTGATGAAGATGCACTTGTGAAGCTTGAACAGATGGGGATCGTGTTTGAAAACATGAGGATTGAAAAAGGCGAGTGGAAAAAGATCGATGACCGCAAGCGCCGTCAGAACCGAAAAAGAACGCCTGATGAAACGGATGAGGTCGCCAAGCGGCTTGTGAAAAAACCGAGAAAAGTCAAGCCTGGATATAAGAAGAAAATGCAGACGGAAATCCAAAAAATAAAAAGACAGCAAAAAAGAAAGCAATTTAGAAAAGGAAAGTAG
- the vrrA gene encoding VrrA/YqfQ family protein, with amino-acid sequence MFQQQPMRNQPRPQAPQRPGRALMPRHPGMGMQPPQAQQRGLQQMFQPMGAAQQQAGARGGGIQGLLSKFLPGSAASGGTGAGLGGTGSGLGGIQGLANPSTISNMLGNVQKALGVAQQVTPMIQQYGPLVRNLPGMVKMFRQLNSDDTEAEDGEQQKDEPEHKTETSGEKKEEIKVSSKKPEKSKPEEIRKKQSRSAPPSAKRKTGGSKPKLYI; translated from the coding sequence ATGTTTCAGCAACAGCCGATGAGAAATCAGCCAAGACCGCAGGCGCCGCAAAGGCCCGGCAGAGCCTTGATGCCGAGACATCCGGGGATGGGAATGCAGCCCCCTCAAGCGCAGCAGCGTGGCCTGCAGCAGATGTTTCAGCCAATGGGCGCCGCCCAGCAGCAAGCAGGCGCGCGAGGAGGAGGGATTCAGGGGTTGCTCTCGAAATTTCTTCCCGGATCTGCCGCATCCGGGGGAACAGGAGCGGGTCTCGGCGGAACCGGAAGCGGCCTTGGAGGCATTCAGGGTCTGGCCAATCCGTCTACCATTTCAAATATGCTCGGCAATGTTCAAAAAGCGCTCGGCGTAGCCCAGCAAGTAACACCGATGATTCAGCAATACGGACCGCTCGTCCGCAATCTCCCCGGAATGGTGAAAATGTTCAGACAGCTGAATTCCGATGATACGGAAGCAGAAGACGGCGAACAACAAAAAGACGAACCGGAACACAAGACCGAAACGAGCGGCGAAAAGAAAGAAGAAATTAAAGTGTCATCCAAAAAACCCGAAAAATCCAAACCCGAAGAAATCAGAAAAAAACAGAGCCGTTCAGCCCCTCCGTCTGCAAAAAGAAAAACCGGAGGATCTAAACCTAAACTGTATATATAA
- a CDS encoding 4-hydroxy-3-methylbut-2-enyl diphosphate reductase translates to MNVIKISPRGYCYGVVDAMVIAKNAALDKSLPRPIYILGMIVHNKHVTDAFEKEGIYTLDGPNRLEILNQVDKGTVIFTAHGVSPEVRKIAEDKGLVAIDATCPDVTKTHDLIRKMKAEGYHVIYIGKKGHPEPEGAVGVAPDIVHLVETEEDVERLDIEAEKLIVTNQTTMSQWDVHDIMEKVKEKYPDVEFHQEICLATQVRQEAVSEQAKKADLTIVVGDPKSNNSNRLAQVSEEIAGTKAYRIGDLSELKLEWLDGVETVAVTAGASTPTPITKEVIRFLEQFDHEDPSTWKISHEVPLHKILPKVKAKT, encoded by the coding sequence ATGAACGTAATTAAAATATCGCCGCGCGGCTATTGCTACGGTGTCGTCGACGCCATGGTCATCGCAAAAAACGCGGCTCTCGATAAAAGTCTGCCGAGACCTATTTATATTTTAGGAATGATCGTTCACAATAAACATGTCACAGACGCATTTGAAAAAGAGGGCATTTATACGCTTGACGGCCCGAATAGGCTCGAGATTTTGAATCAGGTCGACAAAGGAACGGTGATCTTCACCGCTCACGGCGTTTCGCCCGAAGTCCGCAAAATAGCTGAGGATAAAGGTCTTGTCGCGATTGACGCCACCTGCCCTGATGTGACAAAAACACACGATTTAATCCGGAAAATGAAAGCCGAAGGCTATCACGTCATCTACATCGGAAAAAAAGGACACCCGGAGCCTGAAGGAGCGGTCGGCGTCGCCCCGGATATCGTTCATCTTGTTGAAACCGAAGAAGATGTGGAAAGGCTGGACATTGAAGCGGAGAAACTGATTGTCACGAACCAAACGACGATGTCCCAATGGGATGTCCACGATATTATGGAAAAGGTAAAAGAAAAATATCCGGATGTTGAATTCCACCAGGAGATTTGCCTGGCCACCCAAGTGCGTCAGGAAGCGGTGTCCGAACAAGCGAAAAAAGCCGATTTGACGATCGTTGTCGGCGATCCGAAAAGCAATAACTCAAACCGCCTCGCCCAGGTCTCCGAAGAAATCGCGGGCACGAAAGCATACCGGATCGGTGATTTAAGCGAATTAAAGCTGGAATGGCTTGACGGCGTAGAAACCGTCGCTGTAACGGCCGGCGCATCGACACCGACCCCGATTACAAAGGAAGTCATCCGCTTTTTAGAGCAATTCGATCATGAAGATCCGTCCACATGGAAGATCAGTCACGAAGTACCGCTGCATAAAATCTTGCCTAAAGTAAAAGCAAAAACCTGA
- a CDS encoding Nif3-like dinuclear metal center hexameric protein, which produces MTKTINGHEIIQLFEQFSPKSLAVEGDKIGLQIGTLNKTVANVMVTLDVLEETVDEAIAKNVDLIIAHHPPVFRPLKHVITDQPGGRLIEKCIKHDIAVYAAHTNLDVADGGVNDMLAEALELKNTKVLVPTYEEPLKKLAVYVPKDYEEQVRTALGDAGAGHIGAYSHCAFSAEGVGSFKPLSEADPFIGKRGELERVEEVRIETVYPAGIEKSVIKAMSEAHPYEEVAFDIYPVEQNPLQKGLGRIGELNEEMTLEAFARYVKEKLEANGARMVGKSDAKVKKVAVLGGDGNKYIHHAKRMGADVYVTGDLYFHTAHDAMMIGLNVVDPGHYAEQIMKNGVAKKLTAMCREKKFDVSVFPSDTNTNPFTFV; this is translated from the coding sequence ATGACAAAAACGATAAACGGGCATGAAATCATTCAATTGTTTGAACAGTTCTCGCCTAAGTCTTTAGCCGTTGAAGGAGATAAAATCGGCCTGCAAATCGGCACGCTGAACAAAACGGTGGCCAATGTCATGGTCACGCTTGATGTTCTCGAAGAAACGGTTGATGAAGCGATCGCAAAGAACGTTGATTTAATTATTGCGCACCATCCCCCTGTTTTCAGGCCGCTGAAACATGTCATCACAGATCAGCCCGGCGGAAGGCTGATCGAAAAGTGCATCAAGCATGATATCGCGGTTTATGCGGCTCATACGAATCTCGATGTCGCTGACGGCGGTGTCAACGACATGCTAGCGGAAGCGCTGGAATTAAAGAACACAAAAGTTCTGGTTCCAACCTATGAAGAGCCGCTGAAAAAACTTGCCGTCTATGTCCCGAAAGATTATGAAGAACAGGTACGCACAGCTCTTGGAGACGCTGGAGCCGGCCATATCGGCGCCTACAGCCACTGTGCGTTTTCTGCAGAAGGAGTCGGCAGCTTCAAGCCGCTATCTGAAGCTGATCCGTTTATCGGCAAGCGGGGCGAGCTTGAACGGGTCGAAGAGGTAAGAATCGAGACCGTTTATCCGGCGGGTATTGAAAAATCCGTGATCAAAGCGATGAGTGAGGCCCATCCGTATGAAGAAGTGGCCTTTGATATTTATCCGGTCGAGCAGAATCCGCTTCAAAAAGGGCTGGGCCGCATCGGTGAATTGAATGAAGAGATGACACTCGAAGCGTTTGCCCGATATGTGAAGGAAAAGTTGGAGGCGAACGGAGCGCGGATGGTGGGCAAGTCTGATGCGAAAGTGAAGAAGGTCGCCGTATTAGGCGGTGACGGCAACAAATACATCCATCATGCAAAACGTATGGGCGCTGATGTATATGTCACGGGAGACCTGTATTTCCATACGGCGCACGACGCCATGATGATCGGGCTGAATGTAGTTGACCCCGGCCATTATGCTGAACAAATCATGAAAAACGGGGTTGCAAAAAAGCTGACAGCGATGTGCCGGGAGAAAAAATTTGATGTCTCGGTCTTTCCATCGGATACGAATACGAATCCGTTTACGTTTGTATAA
- a CDS encoding tRNA (adenine(22)-N(1))-methyltransferase, producing the protein MADIGSDHAYLPCYCVLNRLASAAIAGEITDGPFLSAKQQVEKLQLSSLISVRKGDGLEVIEKGEADVITIAGMGGSLIAHILKTGKDKLSGKERLVLQPNIHAHHIREWLYQEGYALINEEILEEDGKYYEVLVAEAGDRDAAYDGVSFAAGMLVGPFLVKEQNDVFIKKWSQELKHTENIYRQIEAAPPSEENRQKLLELSERIEILKEVLRR; encoded by the coding sequence GTGGCTGATATCGGGTCTGATCATGCGTATTTGCCTTGCTATTGTGTGCTGAATCGCCTGGCAAGCGCCGCGATCGCCGGAGAAATCACAGATGGTCCGTTTCTTTCTGCGAAACAGCAGGTTGAGAAACTGCAGTTAAGTTCGCTCATATCCGTCAGGAAAGGAGACGGGCTTGAAGTGATTGAAAAGGGCGAAGCCGATGTGATCACGATTGCCGGAATGGGTGGCTCGCTCATTGCTCACATTCTAAAAACGGGCAAGGATAAGCTCTCAGGTAAGGAGCGTTTGGTTTTACAGCCGAATATCCACGCTCACCATATTAGAGAGTGGCTCTACCAGGAAGGCTATGCACTGATCAATGAAGAGATCCTTGAAGAAGACGGCAAGTACTATGAGGTTCTCGTGGCTGAAGCGGGCGATCGGGATGCGGCTTACGATGGGGTTTCCTTTGCGGCAGGCATGCTTGTCGGCCCATTTTTGGTCAAAGAACAAAATGATGTTTTTATCAAAAAATGGTCGCAGGAGCTGAAACATACGGAAAACATCTATCGACAAATTGAAGCGGCTCCTCCGAGTGAAGAAAATCGACAAAAATTGCTTGAGCTGTCAGAACGGATAGAGATCTTAAAGGAGGTACTTAGAAGATGA